A window from Thiomonas sp. FB-Cd encodes these proteins:
- a CDS encoding heme biosynthesis HemY N-terminal domain-containing protein, with amino-acid sequence MRWLAWVVALALAAALLAMAASGRPGNVAILLPPYRIDLSLNLTVLLLLVGFVLFYVAIRAFSLLLGLPRAAALFRSRRRKEVAAKALHESVMHLLGGRFRRAERAAGKAAETDAFKPGALLTAAQAAQAMQAYDRRDAYLEALPPAARETGILLQAQWQVEARDVEAAQAALRRLSGGMQRRTQTMRLALAAARALKDHGEVLRLATTLRKHHGLHPAAAQAMLHVAALGLIRQANHDAEALRPLWKSFDPALRHDPQIAAAAARGFYAAGESAQARSLLVDALRASDAEPAALMPALRSMLSGIDAGFVAQAEAWMDRWPQEAQATFLAARACAELELWGKAQQYLHKALDQCQPDERKLRGQIHAALARLQERIEREGQAARHWRLAAQDLSTDDASAGGSI; translated from the coding sequence ATGCGGTGGCTGGCATGGGTGGTCGCGCTGGCGTTGGCTGCTGCCCTGCTTGCGATGGCGGCAAGCGGCAGGCCTGGCAATGTGGCCATCCTGCTGCCGCCGTATCGCATCGATCTATCACTGAATCTGACGGTCTTGCTGCTGTTGGTCGGATTTGTGTTGTTCTACGTCGCTATACGAGCATTCAGTTTGCTTTTGGGTTTGCCGCGTGCTGCGGCATTGTTCCGTTCGCGGCGTCGCAAGGAGGTCGCGGCTAAAGCATTGCACGAGTCCGTCATGCACCTGCTGGGCGGCCGCTTCCGTCGCGCGGAGAGGGCAGCGGGCAAGGCCGCTGAGACTGACGCCTTCAAACCCGGTGCTCTTCTGACGGCGGCACAGGCGGCTCAGGCGATGCAGGCGTATGACAGGCGCGACGCTTACCTTGAAGCGCTGCCGCCGGCAGCGCGCGAAACCGGAATCCTGTTACAGGCGCAGTGGCAGGTTGAGGCTCGAGATGTCGAGGCTGCGCAAGCCGCGCTGCGCCGCCTGTCAGGCGGCATGCAGCGTCGTACGCAGACGATGCGCCTGGCATTGGCAGCTGCCCGTGCGCTCAAGGATCACGGCGAGGTTTTGCGATTGGCCACCACTCTGCGCAAGCACCATGGACTGCACCCGGCGGCTGCGCAGGCGATGCTCCACGTCGCCGCGCTCGGCCTTATTCGCCAAGCGAATCACGACGCCGAGGCTTTGCGTCCGTTGTGGAAATCCTTTGATCCAGCGTTGCGGCACGATCCGCAGATCGCAGCGGCGGCAGCTCGCGGGTTCTATGCGGCGGGCGAATCAGCCCAGGCGCGTAGCCTGCTGGTTGATGCCCTGCGTGCGTCCGACGCGGAGCCGGCTGCGCTAATGCCGGCACTGCGTAGCATGCTGTCGGGGATCGACGCAGGTTTTGTCGCTCAGGCGGAGGCCTGGATGGATCGCTGGCCGCAAGAGGCACAGGCCACCTTCCTTGCCGCGAGGGCCTGTGCGGAGCTCGAACTCTGGGGCAAAGCGCAGCAGTACCTGCACAAGGCGCTGGATCAGTGCCAGCCGGACGAGCGCAAGCTCCGCGGGCAGATTCACGCTGCTCTCGCTCGCCTGCAAGAGCGTATCGAAAGGGAAGGTCAAGCAGCACGGCACTGGCGCCTAGCCGCACAGGACTTGTCGACCGATGACGCCAGCGCAGGCGGCAGCATCTAG
- a CDS encoding SLC13 family permease — MLNFERLAVMPHGISRLFAAIVRERLLWMFGLLAIGLALLDPRPWAQYRHWLELPTLLGLVGLLVTIEGIRVSGYVQRVAKAVVHRTHSVRALALWLVLAAALLSMVLTNDVSLFLVVPLTVALGHESPLPVRRLVIFEALAVNAGSTLSPIGNPQNLLLWRHSGLSLPAFVRQMMPSFLVMLSLLLVLTCFMFASRPLHAEAGPEDEGARPWPALGIVSAGLLVGVVGLLQLGSAGVACAMVLLVFALAFRSVLMRVDWMLLATFAVMFVGLGHLAQWSFVHTLAQVPDWRQPLVLYLGGIVLSQLVSNVPATVFLSHYTANTMALAVAVNVGGFGLGIGSLANLIALRLEGSPGGLAAFHRISVPFLLACAPLVWTAQCWLA; from the coding sequence GTGCTGAATTTTGAGCGCCTGGCCGTGATGCCGCATGGCATTTCCCGGCTATTCGCAGCCATCGTTCGGGAACGGTTGTTGTGGATGTTCGGCTTGTTGGCCATCGGCCTTGCGCTTCTCGACCCGCGTCCCTGGGCTCAGTATCGCCACTGGCTCGAACTGCCCACACTCCTGGGTTTGGTGGGGCTGCTGGTCACCATCGAAGGCATACGTGTCAGTGGTTATGTCCAACGCGTGGCTAAAGCAGTGGTCCACCGCACCCATAGCGTGCGAGCCCTGGCGCTGTGGTTGGTGCTGGCGGCAGCTTTATTGTCGATGGTGCTTACCAACGACGTGAGCTTGTTCCTTGTGGTGCCTCTCACCGTGGCGCTCGGTCATGAGAGCCCGCTGCCCGTGCGGCGGCTCGTGATATTTGAGGCCTTGGCCGTGAACGCAGGTTCCACTCTGAGTCCTATCGGCAATCCGCAGAACCTGCTGCTTTGGCGTCATTCGGGCCTGTCGCTTCCGGCCTTCGTGCGCCAAATGATGCCAAGTTTTTTGGTCATGCTTTCGCTGCTTTTGGTGCTGACCTGTTTCATGTTCGCATCCCGGCCGCTTCACGCGGAGGCCGGTCCGGAAGACGAAGGAGCGCGGCCATGGCCTGCGCTGGGCATTGTTTCGGCAGGGCTCCTTGTGGGGGTCGTCGGCCTACTGCAGTTGGGTTCCGCGGGAGTTGCTTGCGCCATGGTGCTGCTGGTTTTCGCGCTTGCCTTTCGCAGCGTTCTCATGCGGGTGGACTGGATGCTATTGGCCACCTTTGCCGTGATGTTTGTTGGTTTGGGGCATCTGGCGCAATGGTCGTTCGTGCATACGCTGGCGCAGGTTCCCGACTGGCGCCAACCCCTTGTCCTGTATCTTGGCGGCATTGTGCTTTCACAACTCGTGAGCAATGTACCGGCCACGGTTTTCCTGTCACACTACACGGCCAATACGATGGCGTTGGCCGTGGCGGTCAACGTCGGCGGCTTTGGACTCGGGATAGGATCTCTTGCCAACCTCATTGCGCTGAGGCTGGAGGGCAGCCCTGGTGGTTTGGCTGCCTTTCATCGCATCAGCGTGCCGTTCTTGCTTGCATGCGCGCCCCTGGTGTGGACAGCACAGTGTTGGCTGGCGTGA